A region of the Strix aluco isolate bStrAlu1 chromosome 9, bStrAlu1.hap1, whole genome shotgun sequence genome:
GCACATTTTGGGGTAACAGGTAACAGTGCAAGTGAGGCTTGGACCCCAAAAAGCCTTGGTCTTCCTTGAGGCACCACTTTGCCCCAAGATCCCTTGGCACTGAGCCACTCCATGTTAGTGGGAGCTGCAATTCAGCACACAGCAACCTGAGAGGAAAAAGCATCTCCAGGCCTGTGGACACATAGAGACTTCATTGGCCTTTATACCGTGTCTTAAACGTGATCTTCATCCTTCCTTGTGGTGAAGgtgatttccttctcttccagcatACCTGGAGATATGAATGACACCCATGTCAAGAGCAATATCAGCAGTACCGTGGAACTGTTCCAGCTCATCATGTACACCCCCACATTTACCCTGGGATTGCTGTTCAATGTGATGGCTCTGTCATTCCtgttttttaaggttaaaaagCTCTCCGAATCTACAGTCTACATGATAGCTCTTATTTTCCTGGATACTTTGCTGTTGTTTactcttccttttaaaatcatttcCTACCACCTTCAGGACAACTGGAACTTGGGGTCTCTGTTTTGCTCCACCTTGGAGAGTCTTTACTTTGTAAACATGTATGGCAGCATCCTCATCTCCCTCTGCATCTGTGTAGACCGGTACATCGCTATCCAGCACCCTTTCACAGCTCCCACCCTGCGATCCACCAAGAAAGCTGCTATGGTCTGTGCTGTCATCTGCCTGGGCACCTCGGCCGGGACAATCTCTACTTTCCAACTGCATGGAGAGGGTCAAAACATCTCATCCTGCTTCCATAACTTCTCCAAGAACACGTGGGAAAACACAGGCCTGTTGAGCGCCTTGGAGATTACCTTCTTTGGCAGCATGGCAGCCATGATCTTCTGCACTGTTCAGACCATCAGGTGTTTGAGAAAGCACAGAAGACCAGACAACCCCCAGACAGACACCACCAGAGCAGAGAAGATAGTGGTGACAAACCTTGTGGCGTTTTTGGTCTGTTTCACACCCTATCACGTGGCATACTTCGTGTACTTTTTGGTGAAGAATAACATCATTCACACCAGTTCTCAGCAAGTGCTACGAGACATTGTTCAGGTCACCCTCTGCTGGGCAAACCTGAACTGCTGTCTTGATGGGGTgtgttattattttgttttaaaggagtcCTTGGAAGACCCGttacaaaacagtgaaaaaacagcCACGAGAAAGCCTTGATTCATGTGCTACATATTAGTTACTTGGGATGATGTGTGGAGATGATTTCATGGAAAGTGCAGGGTCCTGAACTACTTATCTAAGCAATTTACTTTAAATATTCAGATGTGAAAATAGTTCATAAAACCAAAACTAAGTCCATTCCCAGGGGACTGCTCCTAACCTTTTTATTTCCGTCCATAATGTTTTGTGTTAGCATTTATGggtaaaaagaaatggaaatatttcctaTAAAGGGTGATGCATATCTCTTTGGATGTGATTCCTCTTTACATTGAAACAGAATTTGTTCACTTATATGTGATAGCATCTTCCAGCCTCCCCATCTGCATGGCACCTGCAAACCTCCCCAGGCCTTTAGTCCGTACAGACTTCGGCTGCTGAGAAACAGAGATTCCAAGTTTATGGTAAAAAACTTAAGACTAAATTCTATAGCTTCCCCTGCCCTGATTGTGTACAGTCATGATCACATACATAAACACCTGTCAGGTTTAGATTTGCACAtgctacttaaaaaaacaaatttattgtAACTCTAAGTCCAAAGGCAGTTTTAGGTTAATATAGTTACAGCAAGACCTCCATGCCACTCTTCCACTGGCTGACTTGCTCTGCAAGGTACAACTCTTGTTCAAGTGACAGATCCTGTGCATACCACATTGCACTTCTAATATTTCCACTGGCTCAAGTCACCAGATAGCTCAGATTAATTGACTATTCCAGTTCCAGGCTTCCTCACCAGCTCCTTTCCTGCTCACAGGCTTTTCATGTATCTGTTCCTTCCTGCTTGGTTACAAACCTAGCTTCATGAACAGAGCCAAACCGAACAAGAGCATGAAATAAAAAGCCTGAGTCCAATGTAGTAGCAAACACATGAATCTGAAGGAGCAACCCCCACCTTACTGGGGGATAAAAGCAGCCCTGATCCCTAAAGCAGCAGCCAGCAACATAGGATCCCAGGGGGAAAGCAACTTTTTGGACCTCGGAGCAAGCTGAGCACTACCATTTCCCAAACAAACAAGGCAATAAAAAATAATCCACCAGCAGGAGCCTAACATGCTTGTCAGTTACTTCTTATCAATGCTCACAGGCATCTAGATAAACTGAATGACAACACACTCCCATCATGAAGAGAGGTAGCTCACTGCTCGGGAGGACCCCCAGCTGCCCCTACCACTACCCTAGCAGCCGGCTGCCACTTTCCTGAGCAATGAGGATGATGACAACCAAAGCAACTGTTTTCATATTCATGTTGAGTTAGAACCTTGCAGTATATCTTCTAAGCAGAAAATGCCAAAGAATAAGAGGAAAATGATCTCAGTTGCATTTTTATAGCTCAGGGCAGCTCCATTAGTCTTACTGACATGACTTTGGGCTTGCACTGTTACGACTGAGACTAGAAGCTCACCTGTAGTTTAATGCTTCCTGTTGCtcagcattttttccatttttaagtatGCCTGTTCTTATTTGTTTGTTATCCTGCTGTCCTTGATCCCACAGATCATAAAGTAACTTACATTGTAATTTAATTTAGAGCATTGGTAGACAGAAAATTTAGGAATTTTGGGCTTGGCTACCTCCTTCAGCAATAACACACTGGTTAGAAGAGGCAGGGATGTTGACCAAATTAAGCAGAGTTAAAACTGTATGAAGGACAAGTAAAAAGCATTTGAGGTATTTCTTCTTCTCCCAAGCCTCTCCCATAGGTTTCTCCATCGTTTCTGGCCACCAATTTTTTCCTAGAAACAGACAGACTGAGGTGTGGAAAAGCTATTACCTCCCCACAGACAGGGTACAGCCAACCACCCCCTGAGGTCCCTGACTTACACCTTGCTCACAGTGCCTCTGCCAGTTCTAAGAGAACACTAACTATCAGAGCAGGGTAACAACTTTCATTCTAGATTTCTGGGAGAAATTATAATTTGCAAAGGCAACATTTTCTACTTAAAAGTTCTCTGTTGGATCTTATTGCTTCCATGCCTCTGAATATTCACTTTCCAGGTCAAATCAGGTGTGGTCTGATCCATTCTCATTGCTCAGGTGGATAGCTGTAACAAGTTTTTTCATGGGCTTTATATCCAAATCATGACACTGGGTATCTAGTGACACTACTGAGATTTCTGTTTGCACCAAGAGAATATTAAAGAcatagaaataaaaggaaaaaaatatctgcaaatatGCAATCTAAAGCCATCACAGGTTTTCCAGAATAAAGGTAATGAatcatctgaggaaaaaaaaaaaccaaaacccaggaTTTGTTTGGAAATTATTCACCCCTAAGAACAGAGGACTCATTCCTAGCACATACAGTCCTTAGTTAAAAATCATTAGTTTATTCTGAAAGAATGAGAATGGGGGCTAGAGAGATGTTATGGAGCACTTTTCCCActtgtgtttggttttgcatttggATAGTTAAAGGGAAAGCATTTAAACCAGCACTGAAAGCATAGTGGGTCATGGGAGGTGGTGAAGCTTCTCTGCCAGGGAACTTCACCCTTTGGGCCAACCAACCCATCTCATTTGCTGAGACCTGTCTTGCAGACATTCATGCCTGTATCGTATTCACATAAATGACTTTCCTATTCCTACTCACTTATTTGCAGGTTTCACTAAAAGACTGGGCATGTGTTTGTTTCAGCAGCTTTGAAGCCAACACTTAAACAAGCCAAATGTCCTATTTCCTGCAGGCTCACCTGGGAAAGCAGTAAAGCTCAAACTTAAGTATCCACTAACTGCACATCTGtcctttgcttttcaaatttCTTCTAGTACAGCTATTATCTTCTGTTTCAGGCTCAGGAAGTATCTGTTTGGATTGGGAAGGAAAAAGCTTTATAAGAAAACACCACTCATGGTATTTGCATATAACCATGGAAATCCCAACCAAAGCATTCATCTCCCAAAAAGAAAGAATCAGCACAGGTACCTGGCATGCAGTATCTCCTACAGATTTCACTATTGCCTTTTATGTTTTATGAAAGATGTCCACATACAATGAatggaacaaaatatttaccGTGAGCAATACCACATCTGTGGTCAATGATAATGAGAGAAACCTCAGAAAAGCAAGTCCCAAGAGAAATGTGTAGGTTTTATAGAAATTTTCATATGTATATGCTCCTCTCAAAGTGTTTTTAGCATTTCTATTGCCACTAGAGAGGGTTAAAATTgtcctttg
Encoded here:
- the LOC141927346 gene encoding lysophosphatidic acid receptor 6-like, which codes for MNDTHVKSNISSTVELFQLIMYTPTFTLGLLFNVMALSFLFFKVKKLSESTVYMIALIFLDTLLLFTLPFKIISYHLQDNWNLGSLFCSTLESLYFVNMYGSILISLCICVDRYIAIQHPFTAPTLRSTKKAAMVCAVICLGTSAGTISTFQLHGEGQNISSCFHNFSKNTWENTGLLSALEITFFGSMAAMIFCTVQTIRCLRKHRRPDNPQTDTTRAEKIVVTNLVAFLVCFTPYHVAYFVYFLVKNNIIHTSSQQVLRDIVQVTLCWANLNCCLDGVCYYFVLKESLEDPLQNSEKTATRKP